Below is a genomic region from Verrucomicrobiota bacterium.
GTACATGGAGAAGAGGTTGCCGTAACGCTCCTGGATCGCGTGCTGGCCCAGGCGTTTGATGGCATCGGCAAAATCCAGGTACACGCCCAGACCGCCAGGCCCGACGCCGCGGCCTTCGTCGCAGACTTCCTTCGCGGCGCGCGAGGAAATGTCGCGCGGCGCGAGATTGCCGTAGCTTGGATACTTGCGTTCGAGATAGTAGTCGCGCTCCGCTTCGGCAATCTGCGGCGGCGGCCGTTTGTCGCCTTTGTTCTTAGGCACCCAGACGCGTCCGTCGTTGCGCAGCGACTCCGACATCAAGGTCAATTTGGACTGGTGATCGCCGCTGACGGGAATGCACGTGGGATGAATTTGCGTGTAACACGGATTGGCGAAGGCCGCGCCTTTCTTGTAAGCGCGGAAGATTGCCGTCACGTTGCAGCCGCGCGCATTGGTCGAAAGATAAAACACGTTGCCGTACCCGCCGGTCGCGAGCACGACGGCGTCCGCGGCGTGCGACGAAATTTCGCCGGTGACCAGGTTGCGAACCACGATGCCCTTGGCGTGGCCTTCGACGAGCACGACGTCGAGCATTTCGGCGCGCGGAAACATTTTGACTTTGCCCAGGCCGATCTGCCGGCAAAGCGCCTGATAGGCGCCCAGGAGCAATTGCTGCCCGGTTTGGCCGCGCGCGTAAAAAGTGCGAGACACCTGCGCGCCTCCGAAAGAACGATTCGCGAGAAGCCCGCCGTATTCGCGGGCAAACGGCACGCCCTGGGCCACGCATTGGTCGATGATGTTCACGCTGAGCTGAGCGAGCCGGTACACGTTCGCTTCGCGCGCGCGGAAGTCGCCGCCTTTGATTGTGTCGTAGAACAGCCGATACACGCTGTCGCCGTCGTTCGGGTAATTCTTGGCGGCGTTGATGCCCCCCTGGGCGGCGATGCTGTGCGCGCGGCGAGGGCTGTCCTGGAAACAGAAGCACTGGACGTTATAGCCGAGCTCGGCCATCGACGCCGCTGCGGAAGCCCCCGCCAGACCGGAGCCGACGACGATGATATCGAACCTCCGTTTGTTCGCCGGGTTGATCAGCTTCATTTCCAGGCGATGCCGGTCCCACTTCTTTTCCAGCGGCCCGGACGGGATTCTGGCGTCGAGGTTCATTGGAGCAGGCCGAGCAAGATTGCGATCGGGATCGAGCAGTTGCCCACAAAGATAACCGCCGCGGCGGCCCTCGCCCCGTGATCGATCCATTTTTCAGTTCGGTCATTCCGGAGGCCGATCGATTGGAACATGGCGCTGACGCCGTGGCTCAAATGGAGGCAGAGCAGCGCCATGCCCAGGATGTAAAAACCCGATACCCAGACATTCGAATAACCAACGACCATCATGCGATACACGTCCGGGTGTTTGGTCTGGGGGTCGAGCAACGCCCTGAAATCCTGGCCGGTCAGATTCACGGAGGGAATCTTGAGTGTGAAATGCAACAAGTGGTAAGCAATAAACGCCGCGATGATCAGACCGCTCATGAGCATCGTCCGCGACGCGTAACTCGCGGCCGGCGGCGGCGGATTTCCCAGGTAGCCGATCGGGCGCGCCGCCCTGTTTTCCGCCGTGAGTTTCAAGGCTGACCAGAGGTGCAAAACAACCAGGGTCAGCAAGCCGATCCGCGCCGGCCACAGCAACTCGGGCGTCGATTGGAGAAAGTGCGCGTAGTGATTGAGCGGCCCTTCGTGCCCCAAGAAAATCTGAAGATTCCCCGCCATGTGGCCGATGACAAAGCCGAACAGGCAAAACCCGCTGACGGCCATGACGTACTTCTTGCCCAGAGAGGACTGGAAAAACTGCAGCATCGAATGCGGCGCTATGTAATCGGCAAGCGCTCGGAACGTCAATCCATCAGGACAAAGTATAAGGAGGGACCACCGGCGGCGTTATCCTGACTAATTAATTACGGCTTGTCCCAAAAGGTAAACTTTGTCCCAAACTTTGTCGCAGCCTTTGTCCAACAAGGCCGGTTTCTTCGATTCCGCAATGGAATCCCGCCTTCACGCCGCCGAACGCGTTCCGCCCGCAGGCCGGGGCAAGGCCGCTCAATTCATGCCCATCCGTTTCATCTTCCGCAACAAGCTCACCAAAGCCGACAGGCTGCTGCTGGCCTTCGACGCGTTTGAGCTCTCCGAAATGCTCGGCCGCGAAATCAGCCTCGGCAAAATCATCCATGGCGATGATCACGCCACGCTCAAGGTCACCGCAGAAACTCCGCAGCAAAGGCATCTTCACCGTCACCCAACTCTCCTACACGTTCCGCCCACGCCGCAGTCCCAAACGGCTGTGCGATAAAACGCGAGAAATATCACCATTCGCTCAAGGCGCTGGCGATACGAGAGAAGAAAATCCACATCAATGGCAGCCCGGAACTGAGGATCGACGGCACGCCGGTTTATCTGAATGTCGAAGGCCTGCCTGACAGCGATTTCTACCACCTGATCAGCTGACGGATCCGGCCACGAAGAAAGGGCTTAATTCGTCGTCACGTCGAGCAATTCATACGGCCATTTTCCCGCGGCGTCGAA
It encodes:
- a CDS encoding fumarate reductase/succinate dehydrogenase flavoprotein subunit — its product is MNLDARIPSGPLEKKWDRHRLEMKLINPANKRRFDIIVVGSGLAGASAAASMAELGYNVQCFCFQDSPRRAHSIAAQGGINAAKNYPNDGDSVYRLFYDTIKGGDFRAREANVYRLAQLSVNIIDQCVAQGVPFAREYGGLLANRSFGGAQVSRTFYARGQTGQQLLLGAYQALCRQIGLGKVKMFPRAEMLDVVLVEGHAKGIVVRNLVTGEISSHAADAVVLATGGYGNVFYLSTNARGCNVTAIFRAYKKGAAFANPCYTQIHPTCIPVSGDHQSKLTLMSESLRNDGRVWVPKNKGDKRPPPQIAEAERDYYLERKYPSYGNLAPRDISSRAAKEVCDEGRGVGPGGLGVYLDFADAIKRLGQHAIQERYGNLFSMYETITGENAYEVPMRIYPAVHYTMGGLWVDYNLMSNVPGLFVLGEANFSDHGANRLGASALMQGLADGYFIIPYTIGHYFASTKPLKPSSNHPEFKKAEEEVRARTQKLLSIRGRRTVTSLHRELGKLLWDKCGMARHEAGLKDALKRIPELRAEFWENATVTGESQELNQALEHAGRVADFMDFAELLCLDALTRRESCGGHFRTEFQTEDGEALRNDANFSFVSAWEYQGPQKPPLLHKEPLVYEEVKMTQRSYK
- a CDS encoding succinate dehydrogenase cytochrome b subunit: MLQFFQSSLGKKYVMAVSGFCLFGFVIGHMAGNLQIFLGHEGPLNHYAHFLQSTPELLWPARIGLLTLVVLHLWSALKLTAENRAARPIGYLGNPPPPAASYASRTMLMSGLIIAAFIAYHLLHFTLKIPSVNLTGQDFRALLDPQTKHPDVYRMMVVGYSNVWVSGFYILGMALLCLHLSHGVSAMFQSIGLRNDRTEKWIDHGARAAAAVIFVGNCSIPIAILLGLLQ